The following coding sequences are from one Kushneria phosphatilytica window:
- a CDS encoding TRAP transporter substrate-binding protein has product MKSFLSKGAGRLLAGSICMGAVLITGQAYAQSSATIKVASYFAEEHPQNVAIREKFKPYVESHSDMKVKIYPNSSLGDERQYTNGVRTGSIEMAISGMGLQTADPRIGFPEWPFLFENYDQAQSMLNGPVGEKIDPAFRKLGVEPLAWTANGFRVFSSNRRIASMEDFQGFKLRMPNLKLYVRVGQALGANVQTMGMSEVYPALEQGVVDGQDNPLATLYRSGWYEVQSNVLESRHMFSPNVYLMNKRFYDNLSEQDQKVIQEASHQAMEMEWQLMRDSAEDIKQKLKAAGLEVTEPGQQFHDQMVSAMQPIYDDFEQQYDWANEWLEMVRNQTES; this is encoded by the coding sequence ATGAAATCATTTCTCTCCAAAGGGGCAGGTCGCCTGCTGGCAGGCTCCATCTGTATGGGGGCCGTGCTGATAACCGGTCAGGCTTATGCTCAGAGTTCTGCCACCATCAAGGTCGCCAGCTACTTTGCTGAAGAGCATCCTCAGAACGTGGCTATCCGGGAAAAGTTCAAGCCTTATGTCGAGAGTCATTCCGACATGAAGGTGAAGATCTATCCCAACAGCTCGCTTGGAGATGAGCGGCAATATACCAATGGTGTGCGCACCGGCAGTATCGAAATGGCGATCTCCGGGATGGGGTTGCAGACAGCCGATCCCCGGATCGGTTTTCCGGAATGGCCCTTTCTTTTCGAAAACTATGATCAGGCCCAGTCCATGCTCAATGGACCGGTGGGAGAGAAGATCGATCCGGCCTTTCGCAAGCTGGGGGTTGAGCCACTGGCATGGACAGCCAATGGATTCCGGGTGTTCTCCAGTAATCGCAGGATCGCCAGCATGGAGGACTTTCAGGGATTCAAGCTCAGGATGCCCAACCTGAAACTGTATGTGCGTGTCGGGCAGGCCCTGGGGGCCAATGTGCAGACCATGGGGATGTCTGAAGTGTATCCGGCACTGGAGCAGGGCGTGGTCGATGGTCAGGACAATCCGCTGGCCACCCTTTACCGCTCCGGCTGGTATGAAGTGCAGAGCAATGTGCTGGAAAGCCGGCACATGTTCAGCCCCAATGTCTATCTGATGAACAAGCGATTTTACGACAATCTGAGTGAACAGGATCAAAAGGTCATTCAGGAAGCATCGCATCAGGCCATGGAAATGGAGTGGCAGTTGATGCGTGATTCTGCAGAAGATATCAAGCAGAAACTCAAGGCAGCGGGACTGGAAGTGACCGAGCCCGGCCAGCAGTTTCATGATCAGATGGTGAGTGCCATGCAGCCCATCTATGACGATTTCGAACAACAGTACGATTGGGCCAATGAGTGGCTTGAAATGGTACGGAATCAAACGGAAAGCTGA
- a CDS encoding transketolase family protein codes for MSTATENQVMLHDCRDAFAATLEQLARADERIVTVANDSVGSSKLGSFRKQWPERLVNVGIAEQSLVGVGAGLANSGLIPFVCAASCFLTGRALEQIKADIAYSQANVKLCGISSGVAYGQLGPTHHSIEDLAWTRVLDGLEIFVPVDDVETAQVIRYVADSDRPAFVRLSRMGVPTLMSEDYQFRPGQAPVLRQGNDITLIGCGVTVCRALEAAEQLAQSGIEARVISCTSIAPLDRNTLLSAARETGHLLTLEEHSVRGGMGSAVAELVAQEAPCRMKLLGFESFAPTGAAGWLLDDAGMSVEGIVTSAHALLK; via the coding sequence ATGAGTACCGCTACCGAGAACCAGGTCATGCTTCACGATTGCCGTGATGCCTTCGCTGCCACGCTTGAACAACTGGCCCGAGCCGATGAACGCATCGTCACCGTTGCCAATGATTCGGTGGGCTCCAGCAAGCTGGGTTCCTTTCGCAAGCAGTGGCCCGAGCGGCTGGTCAATGTAGGTATTGCCGAACAGTCCCTGGTCGGTGTCGGCGCAGGTCTGGCCAACTCGGGTCTGATTCCGTTCGTCTGTGCGGCGTCCTGCTTTCTTACCGGCCGCGCCCTGGAGCAGATCAAGGCCGATATCGCCTACTCACAGGCCAACGTCAAACTCTGCGGCATCAGCAGCGGCGTGGCCTACGGGCAGCTGGGGCCCACTCACCACTCCATCGAAGACCTGGCATGGACCCGCGTTCTCGATGGGCTGGAAATATTTGTCCCGGTCGATGATGTCGAGACCGCTCAGGTCATTCGCTACGTCGCTGACAGCGATCGCCCCGCCTTTGTTCGTCTGAGTCGAATGGGCGTACCCACGCTGATGAGCGAGGACTACCAGTTCAGGCCGGGCCAGGCACCGGTGTTGCGTCAGGGGAACGACATCACCCTGATCGGATGTGGTGTCACTGTCTGTCGGGCATTGGAGGCCGCCGAGCAGCTGGCGCAGTCAGGCATTGAGGCGCGCGTGATCAGTTGCACGAGCATTGCGCCACTGGATCGCAACACCCTGCTAAGCGCGGCGCGCGAGACCGGCCATCTGCTGACCCTCGAGGAGCACAGTGTCCGTGGCGGTATGGGCAGTGCGGTGGCCGAGCTGGTAGCGCAGGAAGCGCCCTGTCGCATGAAACTGCTGGGCTTCGAGTCATTTGCTCCGACCGGTGCTGCCGGCTGGTTGCTGGATGATGCCGGCATGTCGGTTGAGGGCATCGTAACGTCAGCCCATGCGCTGCTGAAGTAA
- a CDS encoding TRAP transporter large permease: MMVVIFLAVLFSLMLIGMPIAFAMLCSAVVMMWSQDMFNVTTLAEHFITGANSFALMAIPFFILTGEIMNAGGISKRIVEFASSLVGHVKGGLGYVAIIAGVIFAGLSGSAVADTAALGSILIPMMVAQGYEKRRSTGLVASVGIVGTVFPPSIPLILYGVVGGVSITGLFMGGIVPGILMAIGMTITWWFVARRADTQQLEKADWSQRRRAFRRAFWALMLPLIIIIGLRGGVFTPTEAGVVAAVYAFVISLCHRELKMTQLFEVLAGTAKTTAIVMLIASAAIVTAYAITVAQVPAQIAAGLTSITDSPTLMMLIIMVILLLFGCVMDMTPAVLIFAPVLIPVVQQLGIDPIYFGVVMIINLSIGLITPPVGTVLYVGCSISRISIIDITRGIWPMLVMYVAILFALILFPSIVTVPLSILHGG; encoded by the coding sequence ATGATGGTTGTTATCTTCCTGGCCGTGCTGTTCTCACTGATGCTGATCGGCATGCCGATCGCTTTTGCGATGCTCTGCTCGGCCGTGGTGATGATGTGGTCGCAGGACATGTTCAATGTTACGACCCTGGCCGAACACTTCATTACCGGCGCCAACAGCTTTGCCCTGATGGCCATTCCCTTTTTTATCCTCACCGGTGAAATCATGAACGCCGGGGGCATTTCGAAACGCATTGTCGAGTTTGCCTCCTCGCTGGTCGGGCATGTGAAGGGTGGCCTGGGGTATGTCGCCATTATTGCCGGCGTCATTTTCGCCGGGCTCTCCGGCTCGGCCGTGGCCGATACGGCCGCACTGGGATCGATTCTGATTCCCATGATGGTGGCCCAGGGGTATGAAAAGCGGCGTTCGACAGGGCTGGTCGCTTCGGTAGGGATTGTCGGCACCGTTTTCCCGCCCAGCATCCCGCTGATTCTCTATGGGGTGGTAGGTGGCGTGTCGATTACGGGATTGTTCATGGGCGGCATTGTCCCCGGTATCCTGATGGCCATCGGCATGACCATTACCTGGTGGTTCGTGGCACGCCGGGCGGATACCCAACAGCTGGAAAAGGCCGACTGGTCACAGCGCCGTCGCGCTTTTCGACGCGCCTTCTGGGCACTGATGCTGCCACTGATCATTATCATCGGCCTGCGTGGCGGGGTGTTTACGCCTACTGAAGCCGGCGTAGTGGCGGCGGTTTATGCCTTCGTGATCAGCCTGTGTCACCGTGAGCTGAAAATGACCCAGCTGTTCGAGGTGCTGGCCGGTACGGCAAAGACCACGGCCATCGTCATGCTGATTGCCTCGGCGGCGATCGTGACAGCTTATGCCATTACCGTGGCTCAGGTGCCGGCACAGATTGCAGCGGGCCTGACCAGCATTACCGACAGCCCCACGCTGATGATGCTGATCATCATGGTAATTCTGCTGCTGTTCGGCTGTGTCATGGACATGACCCCGGCCGTGCTGATCTTTGCGCCGGTGCTGATCCCTGTGGTTCAGCAGCTGGGGATCGACCCCATCTATTTCGGGGTGGTCATGATCATCAATCTGTCGATCGGTCTGATTACACCTCCCGTGGGCACCGTACTGTATGTCGGTTGCAGCATCAGCCGGATCAGCATTATCGATATTACGCGCGGTATCTGGCCGATGCTGGTGATGTATGTCGCCATTCTGTTCGCCCTGATCCTGTTTCCCTCGATTGTCACGGTGCCGCTGAGTATTCTGCACGGTGGCTGA
- a CDS encoding alpha-hydroxy acid oxidase, whose protein sequence is MKRSLSRWRRFDQARSIAELAEIARRRLPNFVYEYIHGGSDDEVTLANNRAVFDRYRFTPRTLTDVSHRDLGCTLFGRRVAMPIVIGPTGFNGMVTKNGDTKLARAAAGRGIPFTLSNVSTVPLEEIATTPGGWQWMQIYFYRDRDYVEQLVSRCRESGYDTIVVTTDSAIYGNREWDARNYARPFVLNWRNKLHTLSRPRWIRDVLYPEGIPTFKNLGDLLPPEDASVKGAAAEIGKHLMPSLSWEDIRWLRDRWSGNLVIKGILSVEEARTAVEYGIDGIVLSNHGGRQLDSSVSPVEILREVREAVGDRLTLLLDGGFRRGSDILKARLLGADAVLLGRTTLYGLGAGGEAGVDHALGLLQGELDRTLGLLGCSTLDELDDALMRYTGG, encoded by the coding sequence ATGAAAAGATCCCTGTCCCGCTGGCGGCGTTTTGATCAGGCGCGAAGCATTGCAGAGCTGGCTGAAATCGCGCGTCGGCGCCTGCCCAACTTTGTCTACGAATATATTCACGGGGGCTCGGATGACGAGGTCACTCTTGCCAATAATCGCGCCGTGTTTGATCGCTATCGGTTCACGCCCAGAACGCTGACCGATGTCAGCCATCGCGATCTCGGATGTACGCTGTTCGGGCGCCGGGTCGCCATGCCGATCGTGATCGGGCCGACCGGGTTCAATGGCATGGTGACCAAAAACGGCGATACGAAGCTGGCTCGTGCAGCAGCCGGACGAGGCATCCCCTTTACCCTCAGCAACGTGTCCACGGTGCCACTGGAGGAGATCGCCACTACACCCGGCGGTTGGCAGTGGATGCAGATCTATTTCTATCGTGACCGGGATTATGTGGAGCAACTGGTCAGCCGCTGTCGCGAATCGGGCTACGACACCATTGTTGTCACCACCGATAGTGCCATCTACGGCAACCGGGAATGGGATGCCCGCAATTATGCGCGCCCCTTCGTGCTCAACTGGCGCAACAAGCTGCATACACTGAGCCGGCCGCGCTGGATCCGGGATGTGCTCTATCCGGAGGGGATCCCGACCTTTAAAAACCTCGGCGATCTGCTGCCGCCCGAGGATGCTTCCGTGAAGGGGGCGGCGGCCGAAATCGGCAAGCATCTCATGCCGTCTTTGAGCTGGGAGGACATCCGCTGGCTGCGCGACCGGTGGTCCGGCAACCTGGTCATCAAGGGGATACTATCGGTTGAAGAGGCGCGTACGGCGGTCGAGTACGGCATCGATGGGATAGTGCTGTCCAACCATGGTGGCCGGCAGCTCGACAGTTCGGTCTCTCCGGTGGAAATCCTGCGTGAGGTGCGCGAGGCCGTAGGGGATCGGCTGACCCTGCTGCTCGATGGCGGGTTCAGGCGCGGCAGCGATATTCTCAAGGCGCGTTTGCTGGGGGCCGATGCCGTGCTGTTGGGGCGCACCACGCTTTACGGGCTGGGCGCCGGCGGTGAGGCCGGGGTTGATCATGCGCTTGGGCTGTTGCAGGGCGAGCTGGATCGCACGCTCGGGCTGCTGGGATGCAGTACTCTGGATGAGCTGGATGACGCTCTGATGAGATACACCGGGGGGTGA
- a CDS encoding GolD/DthD family dehydrogenase, translating into MATEYDMSLRYGVDPDQSLTGRVALVTGGLGGIATAANEAMLAKGANIAIFYPEFESDRVDEVMAHYPAERVKAWCCDVTSEQEVARGVREVIEYFGDLHILVNAAGTITLTPAEDISLAEWQRQIDVCLTAPFICAREVGRHLLSSQHGGKIINIASQAATVAIDHHCAYTSAKAGLIGMTKTLAKEWGPHGINVNTISPTVVLTPMGAAAWQGEKGERMKSMIPTGRFAYTDEIAASIVFLASNSSDMINGADLLIDGGYTIW; encoded by the coding sequence ATGGCAACAGAGTACGACATGTCATTGCGCTACGGCGTCGATCCCGATCAGTCGCTGACCGGCAGGGTGGCGCTGGTGACCGGCGGCCTCGGCGGCATTGCCACCGCCGCCAACGAGGCAATGCTGGCGAAGGGCGCCAACATCGCCATCTTCTATCCCGAGTTCGAATCCGATCGGGTCGATGAAGTCATGGCGCACTATCCCGCCGAGCGTGTAAAGGCGTGGTGCTGTGATGTCACCAGCGAGCAGGAAGTTGCCCGCGGCGTCAGGGAAGTGATCGAGTACTTCGGGGATCTGCATATCCTGGTCAATGCGGCCGGTACCATCACCCTGACTCCGGCGGAAGATATTTCTCTTGCGGAGTGGCAGCGCCAGATCGATGTCTGCCTGACCGCCCCATTCATCTGTGCCCGTGAGGTCGGTCGCCATCTGCTGTCCAGTCAGCATGGCGGCAAGATCATCAATATCGCTTCTCAGGCGGCCACGGTCGCCATTGATCATCACTGCGCCTACACCTCGGCCAAGGCCGGTCTGATCGGCATGACCAAAACCCTGGCCAAGGAGTGGGGGCCGCATGGCATCAACGTCAATACCATTTCTCCCACGGTGGTCCTGACCCCCATGGGGGCCGCCGCCTGGCAGGGTGAAAAGGGCGAGCGCATGAAGTCGATGATTCCCACCGGACGCTTCGCCTACACCGACGAGATCGCCGCCAGCATCGTGTTTCTGGCCTCCAACAGCAGCGACATGATCAACGGCGCCGATCTGCTGATCGATGGTGGCTACACCATCTGGTGA
- a CDS encoding FGGY family carbohydrate kinase: MATSAILAIDQGTTNSKALLLDMAGRPIARGQCAIECHYPRSGWVEQSGEALFQSVLSAIDHCLDGHDDVDILALGISSQRESAMAWSARDGRPLGPCISWQCRRSQPQCDALEKAGVSSRVRELSGLPLDPLFSAAKFRWLLEHVSDECAVADIRLGTVDSWLLWKLTGHRLHLTDLSNASRTQLCDIHRGSWSAELTELFGVPIRHLPEIRHSADDFGTTASGLGKLPAGIPILSMVGDSHAALLAQGGHDSRIVKATYGTGSSVMTTTGDQPVEGRGLATTVAWETDQGRVYALEGNVTVSAAVLPWVARLLGLEGSVERLGELARAADPQGSEILVPAMVGLGAPRWVGGLSALMDGLTFSTGPAEIALAAFDSIVFQIRDVVDAMQAAGRARDLPPLSALKADGGASCNDWLMQRQAEALDLHVQRARFAELSALGAALLAGHQHGCWRAPDAFAAVLPEHDDFSPRDAAAFKPRHDQWLRAVARTLHGTPAAVEEVS, translated from the coding sequence ATGGCTACGTCTGCAATTCTGGCCATTGATCAGGGCACCACCAATTCCAAGGCGCTACTGCTGGATATGGCAGGCAGACCCATTGCCCGCGGACAGTGCGCCATCGAGTGCCACTATCCGCGCAGTGGCTGGGTCGAACAGAGCGGTGAGGCGCTTTTTCAGAGTGTACTGAGCGCGATCGATCACTGCCTGGACGGGCATGACGATGTCGACATCCTGGCATTGGGCATTTCGTCGCAGCGCGAGTCGGCAATGGCATGGAGTGCGAGAGATGGACGTCCGCTCGGGCCCTGCATCAGCTGGCAATGTCGCCGGAGCCAGCCACAGTGTGACGCGCTCGAAAAGGCCGGCGTCTCTTCACGTGTTCGCGAGCTGAGTGGTCTACCGCTCGACCCGCTCTTTTCGGCCGCCAAGTTCCGCTGGCTGCTCGAGCACGTCAGTGATGAGTGTGCTGTCGCGGATATCCGCCTGGGGACGGTGGACAGCTGGCTGCTGTGGAAACTGACCGGCCATCGCCTTCATCTGACCGATCTGTCGAATGCCTCAAGAACCCAGCTTTGCGACATTCATCGCGGTAGCTGGTCTGCAGAGCTGACCGAGCTGTTTGGGGTTCCTATCCGGCACCTGCCGGAAATCCGTCACTCGGCGGATGACTTCGGGACAACCGCCAGCGGTCTCGGCAAGTTGCCGGCGGGTATCCCGATCCTCTCGATGGTGGGGGATTCGCATGCCGCCCTGTTGGCACAGGGGGGCCATGACAGCCGGATCGTCAAGGCGACTTACGGGACAGGCTCATCGGTGATGACCACGACCGGAGATCAGCCGGTCGAGGGGCGCGGTCTTGCGACCACTGTCGCCTGGGAAACGGACCAGGGGCGCGTCTATGCACTTGAAGGCAACGTGACCGTCAGCGCTGCAGTACTGCCGTGGGTGGCGCGATTGCTGGGACTGGAAGGGTCGGTAGAGCGGCTGGGGGAACTGGCCCGAGCGGCTGACCCACAAGGCAGTGAAATACTGGTGCCGGCCATGGTAGGGCTGGGGGCGCCGCGCTGGGTGGGTGGACTGAGTGCTCTGATGGATGGTCTGACCTTCAGTACCGGCCCCGCCGAGATTGCCCTGGCGGCCTTCGACTCGATCGTGTTCCAGATCCGTGATGTCGTCGATGCCATGCAGGCCGCAGGCCGTGCTCGGGATCTGCCTCCGCTGTCGGCCCTGAAGGCCGATGGGGGGGCCAGTTGTAATGACTGGCTGATGCAACGTCAGGCAGAGGCACTGGATCTTCATGTTCAGCGGGCCCGCTTTGCCGAGCTCTCGGCACTCGGCGCGGCATTGCTGGCCGGCCATCAGCACGGCTGCTGGCGCGCCCCTGATGCCTTTGCCGCAGTACTGCCCGAGCATGATGACTTCTCGCCCCGGGATGCCGCTGCCTTCAAGCCTCGCCACGATCAGTGGCTGCGGGCTGTGGCGCGTACCCTGCACGGCACGCCTGCTGCAGTCGAGGAGGTGTCATGA
- a CDS encoding SDR family NAD(P)-dependent oxidoreductase: protein MRRFEGQTAVLTGADRGIGLAIATRFVEEGASVALASNRPEVHEAAAALESLIEEQSLPGRVMAVRLDVTSAEEVNAFYAGVIERFGRIDISVQNAGIITIAPLEELSEEAWRRVLDVNTTGVFLCCKAALHYMKSAGHGRLINMASGQARQGFIYTPHYAASKFGVLGLTQSLAREFASAGITVNAICPGIVETDMWQYNDHHWGQLLGDYGPGELIREWVAGVPMKRAAQPREIAGTAAFLASRDADYITGQAINVDGGLIMS from the coding sequence ATGAGACGTTTCGAGGGACAGACCGCAGTGTTGACCGGTGCCGATCGAGGCATAGGGCTTGCGATCGCCACACGTTTTGTCGAAGAGGGTGCCAGCGTGGCGCTGGCCTCCAATCGTCCCGAGGTACACGAGGCTGCTGCTGCCCTCGAAAGCCTCATCGAGGAGCAGTCCCTGCCAGGCCGGGTGATGGCCGTCAGACTGGATGTCACGAGCGCCGAGGAGGTCAACGCGTTCTATGCCGGCGTGATCGAGCGTTTCGGGCGTATTGATATCTCCGTTCAAAACGCCGGAATTATCACCATCGCCCCGCTTGAGGAACTCTCCGAAGAGGCGTGGCGGCGCGTACTCGATGTCAATACCACCGGTGTCTTCCTCTGTTGCAAGGCGGCACTGCATTACATGAAAAGCGCCGGCCATGGCCGCCTGATCAACATGGCTTCGGGGCAGGCGCGACAAGGCTTTATCTACACCCCGCATTACGCCGCCAGCAAGTTCGGCGTGCTGGGACTGACCCAGAGTCTGGCACGGGAGTTTGCCTCTGCCGGGATCACCGTCAACGCCATCTGTCCGGGCATCGTGGAAACCGATATGTGGCAGTACAACGATCACCACTGGGGTCAGCTGCTGGGTGATTACGGCCCCGGAGAACTGATTCGTGAATGGGTGGCCGGTGTGCCCATGAAACGCGCGGCACAGCCGCGAGAGATTGCCGGTACCGCCGCCTTTCTGGCATCGCGGGATGCCGACTACATCACCGGACAGGCCATCAATGTGGATGGCGGTCTGATCATGTCCTGA
- a CDS encoding transketolase, whose protein sequence is MVDRKSLPPVEVARHCHSMRKLIIQTIGTAGMGHIGGDLSVTDILGSLYFHVLQYDPEQPHHPERDRFIMSKGHCAVALYTVMASAGYFPVDELSTFIQPRSRLNGHPCNVKLPGVETSTGPLGHGLPVGVGAAIGAKLQQKSWQVFVVVGDGELQEGSNWEAAMTAAYKQLDNLTLIIDRNRMQQGDHTQDVTSMEPLADRFTAFGWETHEVDGHDHAALINALTAPRTPGMPRCLVAHTIKGNGISFIRDRVEWHHKVPTPEQIEQALAELESTP, encoded by the coding sequence ATGGTTGATCGGAAATCCTTACCTCCAGTGGAGGTTGCCCGCCATTGTCACAGCATGCGCAAGCTGATCATTCAAACGATCGGGACTGCTGGAATGGGCCATATCGGCGGTGACCTGTCGGTGACCGATATTCTGGGCAGCCTCTATTTTCATGTGCTGCAGTACGATCCCGAACAGCCGCATCATCCGGAACGTGATCGTTTCATCATGAGCAAGGGTCACTGTGCCGTAGCGCTTTACACCGTGATGGCCAGTGCCGGTTATTTTCCCGTTGATGAACTGTCGACCTTTATCCAGCCCCGCTCGCGTCTTAATGGTCATCCCTGCAACGTCAAACTGCCCGGCGTTGAAACCAGTACCGGCCCATTGGGTCATGGATTACCGGTGGGCGTTGGCGCCGCTATCGGCGCGAAACTTCAGCAAAAGAGCTGGCAGGTATTTGTCGTAGTGGGTGATGGCGAATTGCAGGAAGGCAGTAATTGGGAAGCGGCCATGACGGCTGCCTACAAGCAACTCGACAACCTGACCCTGATCATCGATCGCAATCGCATGCAGCAGGGGGATCACACGCAGGATGTCACCTCCATGGAACCGCTGGCCGACCGCTTTACGGCCTTTGGCTGGGAAACGCATGAGGTTGATGGCCATGATCATGCCGCACTGATCAACGCCCTGACCGCCCCACGTACCCCCGGAATGCCGCGTTGCCTGGTCGCTCACACCATCAAGGGCAATGGTATTTCCTTCATCCGTGACCGCGTTGAGTGGCATCACAAGGTGCCAACGCCGGAACAGATCGAACAGGCCCTTGCCGAGCTGGAGAGCACTCCATGA
- a CDS encoding sugar-binding transcriptional regulator, whose protein sequence is MRPEYELRLATRAAHLYWVENMRQADIAARINVSQAGVSRLLKRAQREGIVTVSITPPRGSHHQLEAQLAQSLGLEEVIITDAPDDSEAAIIASVGDAAAQYLEATLQSGDHIGISSWSSFLLSMSDQLRESRQLSAERVVQLMGGMSNGGVEHLAESLTLQLARQLHAHPAFMHVAGIASSAAACQVMCEEPYVRDTIQLFDHLTVALLGIGTLEPSRFLARSGNTFSDTELADLAASGAVGDVCLRFFDAQGRLVDHPLNQRVVAISPETLQRVPRLIGVAGGAQKIEAIRAAALGGWVRVLVTDTFTAERLAAQTVTEPIVPSATSLAP, encoded by the coding sequence ATGAGACCGGAGTACGAATTGCGGCTGGCGACGCGTGCCGCTCACCTGTACTGGGTCGAGAACATGCGTCAGGCCGATATTGCCGCACGTATCAACGTGTCCCAGGCGGGGGTCTCACGGCTGCTCAAGCGCGCTCAGCGCGAGGGCATCGTCACTGTATCGATCACGCCCCCGCGCGGTAGCCATCACCAGCTCGAGGCACAGCTTGCGCAGTCACTGGGGCTGGAAGAGGTGATCATCACCGACGCCCCGGATGATAGTGAAGCCGCCATTATCGCCAGTGTCGGTGATGCGGCAGCGCAGTATCTGGAAGCCACCCTGCAAAGCGGCGACCACATCGGCATCTCCTCATGGAGTTCGTTTCTGCTGTCGATGTCGGACCAGCTGCGTGAGAGCCGCCAGCTCAGTGCCGAACGGGTCGTCCAACTGATGGGCGGGATGTCCAATGGCGGTGTCGAGCATCTTGCCGAGAGCCTGACATTGCAGCTGGCTCGGCAGCTGCATGCGCATCCCGCCTTCATGCATGTCGCCGGCATTGCCAGTTCTGCTGCGGCCTGTCAGGTCATGTGCGAAGAGCCTTATGTCCGGGACACGATTCAGCTTTTTGACCACCTGACCGTTGCCCTGCTGGGTATCGGCACGCTGGAGCCCTCCCGCTTCCTGGCCCGCAGCGGCAATACCTTCTCGGATACCGAGCTTGCTGACCTGGCTGCTTCGGGTGCGGTGGGCGATGTCTGTCTGCGCTTTTTCGATGCCCAAGGCCGACTGGTCGATCATCCCCTCAATCAACGCGTTGTCGCGATCTCCCCCGAGACCCTGCAGCGCGTGCCGCGACTGATCGGGGTGGCCGGTGGTGCACAGAAGATCGAGGCCATTCGTGCCGCTGCCCTGGGAGGATGGGTTCGGGTGCTGGTGACCGACACCTTCACGGCCGAACGGCTGGCAGCACAAACGGTGACGGAGCCCATCGTGCCGTCTGCCACGTCACTTGCCCCCTGA
- a CDS encoding GntR family transcriptional regulator, with product MMNRSRERSSSDHAYIEIRDKIITTVLKPGERISEKALSEEFGISRTPIREALMRLRYDGFVDIFAQRGTYVTPIHLEVVRAAHYTRSVLECALVRDAAAHCSENDARELQENLEQQRLVYRQKSQLYRIEELDEALHQKIADIAGRPSVWQVIYHVQLHINRVRTLFLNTARVPAIIEEHERIIGAVSRHDVAAAEAAMQAHLEYMENNIERLANEYSEYLS from the coding sequence ATGATGAACCGATCTCGGGAGAGATCTTCAAGCGATCACGCTTATATCGAAATTCGTGACAAGATCATTACGACGGTCCTGAAACCCGGCGAAAGGATCTCCGAAAAGGCGCTGTCCGAAGAGTTCGGTATCAGTCGCACGCCGATTCGCGAAGCCCTGATGAGATTGCGCTACGACGGTTTCGTGGACATCTTCGCCCAGCGCGGAACCTACGTAACGCCTATTCATCTGGAGGTAGTGCGGGCCGCCCATTACACCCGTTCGGTGCTCGAGTGTGCCCTGGTCAGAGACGCCGCTGCACACTGTAGCGAAAACGATGCTCGGGAACTTCAGGAGAATCTGGAACAGCAACGGCTGGTCTATCGGCAGAAAAGCCAGTTATACCGGATCGAAGAACTGGATGAAGCCTTGCATCAGAAGATAGCCGATATTGCCGGTCGGCCTTCTGTATGGCAGGTCATCTATCACGTTCAGCTGCACATCAATCGGGTCAGAACGCTTTTTCTCAACACGGCCAGAGTGCCGGCCATCATTGAGGAACATGAGCGAATCATTGGTGCTGTCTCCCGGCATGATGTTGCTGCCGCAGAAGCCGCCATGCAGGCGCATCTGGAATATATGGAAAACAATATTGAAAGATTGGCGAATGAATATTCGGAATATCTTTCATGA
- a CDS encoding TRAP transporter small permease, which translates to MSLAGLFSLLDKLIKLAIAIALVLMVGFVFTNVVLRYAFDSGLTWSSEVARYLFVWVVFLGSILAVADHSHLGVDILVSRVPLWLQKVLFVLSVILITGVMTLVVRGLLMLIELNVGITGPATELPINNYYYAGMVSAVLMSLVLIFQAVSFALTGRHGPQWSQPRDGSAEP; encoded by the coding sequence ATGTCTCTTGCCGGTCTTTTCAGTCTGCTGGACAAGCTGATCAAGCTCGCCATTGCCATTGCACTGGTGCTGATGGTCGGTTTTGTGTTTACCAATGTCGTACTGCGCTACGCCTTTGACAGTGGGCTGACCTGGTCCAGTGAAGTTGCTCGGTATCTGTTTGTCTGGGTGGTCTTTCTGGGCTCGATCCTGGCAGTGGCCGATCATAGTCATCTGGGTGTGGATATTCTGGTCAGCCGGGTGCCGCTCTGGCTGCAGAAAGTACTGTTTGTCCTGTCGGTTATTCTGATTACCGGTGTCATGACCCTGGTGGTGCGAGGGCTTCTGATGCTCATCGAGCTGAATGTCGGCATTACCGGTCCGGCCACCGAACTGCCCATCAACAACTATTACTACGCCGGTATGGTATCGGCCGTGCTCATGTCACTGGTGCTGATCTTCCAGGCCGTCAGCTTCGCGCTGACCGGGCGTCACGGGCCTCAGTGGAGCCAGCCTCGGGATGGGAGCGCTGAACCATGA